Proteins from one Planctomyces sp. SH-PL62 genomic window:
- the dcd gene encoding dCTP deaminase has protein sequence MILSDREIDAALRRGQVRITPPPDDLASEVWSSTALDLRLDARLQVWRRPDGPDARFVVDPRDVNFSATELASAYAHEEDCTEGFDVEPGMFLLGWTVEKIQLPHASRIAARVEGKSSLARIGIGVHVTAPTIHAGFGFRAQDPGFVGNPIQLEIWNAGPLTVRLFKGLRICQVIFEEVAGLPGRGYDGVFAIQGPDVPPPV, from the coding sequence ATGATCCTCTCCGACCGGGAGATCGACGCCGCCCTCCGTCGCGGGCAGGTGCGGATCACGCCGCCGCCGGACGACCTGGCCTCCGAGGTCTGGTCGTCCACGGCCCTGGACCTCCGGCTGGACGCCCGGCTCCAGGTCTGGCGGCGCCCCGACGGCCCGGACGCCCGATTCGTGGTCGATCCCCGCGACGTCAACTTCAGCGCCACCGAGCTGGCCTCGGCCTACGCCCACGAGGAAGACTGCACCGAGGGGTTCGACGTCGAGCCGGGCATGTTCCTGCTGGGCTGGACGGTCGAGAAGATCCAGCTCCCGCACGCCTCGCGGATCGCCGCCAGGGTGGAAGGGAAAAGCAGCCTGGCGCGGATCGGGATCGGCGTCCACGTCACCGCCCCCACCATCCACGCCGGCTTCGGCTTCCGCGCCCAGGATCCCGGCTTCGTCGGCAACCCGATCCAGCTCGAGATCTGGAACGCCGGCCCCCTCACCGTCCGGCTGTTCAAGGGCCTGCGCATCTGCCAGGTCATCTTCGAGGAGGTCGCCGGCCTCCCCGGACGCGGCTACGACGGCGTCTTCGCCATCCAGGGGCCCGACGTCCCGCCCCCGGTTTGA
- a CDS encoding type II toxin-antitoxin system prevent-host-death family antitoxin, producing MAEKTSDSPVRIIGSRELHQNLPGILRELENHKVRYVLTVHGKPRAVLVGAEPYLSMILDGRKSSEALVGLQLTALLGGDLGSVPLDDLERALDPQTD from the coding sequence ATGGCGGAAAAGACCTCGGACTCTCCCGTTCGGATCATCGGCAGTCGGGAGCTGCACCAGAATCTCCCGGGCATCCTCCGCGAGCTGGAGAACCACAAGGTCCGCTACGTCCTCACCGTCCACGGCAAGCCTCGCGCGGTCCTGGTCGGGGCCGAGCCCTACCTCAGCATGATCCTCGACGGCCGGAAGTCGAGCGAGGCCCTGGTCGGCTTGCAGCTCACGGCCCTCCTGGGCGGAGACCTGGGATCGGTCCCGCTCGACGATCTCGAGCGGGCCCTGGATCCTCAGACGGATTGA
- the gltA gene encoding NADPH-dependent glutamate synthase, whose protein sequence is MSAEIPDPAFPVSIPPPSKKDRMKIPRQHMPEQDPARRRTNFEEVNQGLTVMGAATEALRCLSCANPKCTAGCPVGVKVKDFVDLIVAGDILGAAAKIREDNILPAITGRVCPQETQCEGCCILGNKFEPLGVGYLERFVADYERETGRVGLPERAPATGKKVAIVGSGPAGLSAAGDLVRMGHQVTVFEALHDIGGVLLYGIPEFRLPKAIVRHEVDAMRAMGVEFQTNVVIGKTVTIDELMTEEGYNAVFVATGAGLPKFLDVPGEHLNGVYSANEFLTRVNLMRANDFPESDEPVYDCRGRDVAVVGGGNTAMDAVRTASRLGARTSYLIYRRSEAEMPARAEELKHAKEEGITLLCLTNPVGFLGDADGFVSGVRCVRMELGEPDASGRRSPKEIPGSEFEMPIQMAVIALGTSANPLVQSTTPDLKTTRKGYIAADPETLRTSKRGVFAGGDIVTGGATVILAMGAGRKAAASIQEYLDSGAWDSSA, encoded by the coding sequence ATGAGCGCCGAGATCCCCGACCCCGCCTTCCCCGTGTCGATCCCGCCGCCGTCGAAGAAGGATCGGATGAAGATCCCTCGCCAGCACATGCCCGAGCAGGACCCCGCGCGGCGGCGGACGAATTTCGAGGAGGTCAACCAGGGCCTGACCGTCATGGGGGCGGCCACCGAGGCCCTGCGCTGCCTCTCCTGCGCCAATCCCAAATGTACGGCCGGCTGCCCGGTCGGCGTGAAGGTCAAGGACTTCGTCGACCTGATCGTCGCCGGCGACATCCTCGGCGCGGCGGCCAAGATTCGGGAGGACAATATCCTGCCGGCGATCACCGGCCGGGTCTGCCCGCAGGAGACCCAGTGCGAGGGGTGCTGCATCCTGGGCAACAAGTTCGAGCCCCTGGGCGTCGGCTACCTCGAACGCTTCGTCGCCGACTACGAGCGCGAGACCGGCCGGGTCGGGCTTCCCGAGCGGGCCCCGGCCACCGGCAAGAAGGTCGCGATCGTCGGCAGCGGCCCCGCCGGCCTGAGCGCCGCGGGCGACCTCGTCCGGATGGGCCACCAGGTCACGGTTTTCGAGGCCCTGCACGACATCGGCGGCGTGCTGCTTTACGGCATCCCCGAGTTCCGCCTCCCCAAGGCGATCGTCCGCCATGAGGTCGACGCCATGCGGGCGATGGGGGTCGAGTTCCAGACCAACGTCGTCATCGGCAAGACCGTGACGATCGACGAGCTGATGACCGAGGAGGGCTATAACGCCGTCTTCGTCGCCACCGGCGCGGGGCTCCCCAAGTTCCTGGACGTCCCCGGCGAGCATCTCAACGGCGTGTACTCGGCGAACGAGTTCCTGACCCGCGTCAACCTGATGCGGGCCAACGACTTCCCCGAGAGCGACGAGCCGGTCTACGACTGCCGTGGCCGGGACGTGGCGGTGGTCGGCGGCGGCAACACGGCGATGGACGCCGTCCGCACGGCCAGCCGGCTCGGGGCGAGGACCAGCTATTTGATCTACCGCCGCTCGGAAGCCGAGATGCCCGCCCGCGCCGAGGAGTTGAAGCACGCGAAGGAAGAGGGGATCACCCTCCTCTGCTTGACCAACCCGGTCGGCTTCCTCGGCGACGCCGACGGCTTCGTCTCGGGCGTGCGCTGCGTCCGCATGGAGCTGGGCGAGCCCGACGCCTCGGGCCGTCGGTCGCCGAAGGAGATTCCCGGCTCCGAGTTCGAAATGCCGATCCAGATGGCCGTGATCGCGCTGGGGACCTCGGCCAACCCGCTGGTCCAGTCGACCACCCCGGACCTGAAGACGACCCGGAAGGGCTACATCGCCGCCGATCCCGAGACGCTCCGCACCTCCAAGCGCGGCGTCTTCGCCGGCGGCGACATCGTCACCGGCGGCGCCACGGTGATCCTCGCCATGGGCGCCGGCCGCAAGGCCGCCGCCTCGATCCAGGAATACCTCGACTCCGGCGCGTGGGACTCGTCGGCGTGA
- the lpdA gene encoding dihydrolipoyl dehydrogenase produces the protein MAERYDLVVIGAGPGGYVAAIRAAQLGLKVACVEKAAALGGTCLRIGCIPSKALLDSSEFYHLAEAKFAKHGITYEKLGIDLPAMLKRKDQVVKGLTDGVAYLFRKNKITPVFGAAKLTSPTTVQVAGNDGKAVDLEAGHILLATGSEPINLPFLPFDGKTVVSSTEALAFDAVPKHLVVVGGGAIGLELGSVWRRLGAKVTVVEFLPRIVPSSDFEIGELLRKSLAKQGLEFHLETKVSGAEIKPDGAVVKATNAKGEELSFPCDKILVSVGRRAYTEGLGLDRAGVQADPKSGKIPVDPHFRTNVATISALGDLIAGPMLAHKAEDEGVAFAELLVGKAGHVDYDTIPNVVYTWPELASVGRTEEQLKEQGVEYRVGKSAFAANGRAKAMDETEGVVKLLAEAKTDRLLGAHIVGPRASDLIAELVAVMEFGGSAEDIARTSHAHPTLSEVVREAALAVDKRSISG, from the coding sequence GTGGCGGAACGGTACGACCTGGTCGTGATCGGGGCGGGCCCCGGCGGATATGTGGCGGCGATCCGGGCGGCCCAGCTCGGGCTCAAGGTCGCCTGCGTCGAGAAGGCCGCGGCTCTCGGCGGGACCTGCCTGCGGATCGGCTGCATCCCCAGCAAGGCGCTGCTGGACTCCAGCGAGTTCTACCACCTGGCCGAGGCCAAGTTCGCCAAGCACGGCATCACGTACGAGAAGCTCGGCATCGACCTGCCGGCGATGCTCAAGCGGAAGGATCAGGTCGTCAAGGGGCTGACCGACGGCGTCGCCTACCTCTTCCGCAAGAACAAGATCACCCCCGTCTTCGGCGCGGCCAAACTGACCTCGCCGACGACCGTGCAAGTGGCCGGGAACGACGGCAAGGCCGTCGACCTGGAAGCCGGACACATCCTCCTGGCGACCGGCTCCGAGCCGATCAACCTGCCGTTCCTGCCGTTCGACGGCAAGACCGTCGTCAGCTCGACCGAGGCCCTGGCGTTCGACGCCGTCCCCAAGCACCTCGTCGTCGTCGGCGGCGGGGCCATCGGCCTGGAACTGGGGTCGGTCTGGCGTCGCCTGGGCGCCAAGGTCACCGTCGTCGAGTTCCTCCCCCGCATCGTCCCGTCCTCCGACTTCGAGATCGGCGAACTGCTCCGCAAGAGCCTGGCCAAGCAGGGCCTGGAGTTCCACCTGGAGACCAAGGTCTCCGGCGCCGAGATCAAGCCCGACGGGGCCGTCGTCAAGGCGACGAACGCCAAGGGGGAGGAGCTGTCCTTCCCCTGCGACAAGATCCTGGTCTCGGTCGGCCGCCGCGCCTACACCGAGGGCCTGGGCCTGGACAGGGCCGGGGTGCAGGCCGACCCGAAGTCCGGCAAGATCCCCGTCGACCCCCATTTCCGGACCAACGTGGCGACGATCTCGGCCCTCGGCGACCTGATCGCCGGGCCCATGCTCGCCCACAAGGCCGAGGACGAAGGGGTCGCCTTCGCCGAGCTGCTCGTCGGCAAGGCGGGCCACGTCGATTACGACACCATCCCCAACGTCGTCTACACCTGGCCCGAACTCGCCAGCGTGGGACGCACCGAGGAGCAGTTGAAGGAGCAGGGGGTCGAATACCGCGTCGGCAAGTCGGCCTTCGCGGCCAACGGCCGGGCCAAGGCCATGGACGAGACCGAAGGCGTGGTGAAGCTCCTCGCCGAGGCCAAAACCGACCGCCTGCTGGGTGCGCACATCGTCGGCCCCCGGGCCAGCGACCTGATCGCCGAGCTGGTGGCGGTGATGGAGTTCGGCGGCTCGGCCGAAGATATCGCCCGCACCAGCCACGCCCACCCGACCCTCAGCGAGGTCGTCCGCGAGGCGGCCCTGGCCGTCGACAAGCGGTCGATCAGCGGCTGA
- a CDS encoding sulfide/dihydroorotate dehydrogenase-like FAD/NAD-binding protein produces MFPIVEAEFLAPDVKRFVIEAPRVARKRKAGQFVILRLHDHGERIPLTIADSDPDRGTVTLIVQGVGKTTKLLNMLGAGDAVLDLVGPLGTPSHVEVFGTVVVIGGGLGAAIAYPTARAMKEAGNHVVSIVGARNKELVILESEIGAISDELLVTTDDGSYARKGFVTDVLRELIESGRTIDLVLAIGPPRMMQAVAETTRAKGIKTVVSLNSLMVDGTGMCGGCRVLTNAGARFACVDGPEFDAHEVDFETLIRRNRTYAQNESESLKRFLEDPGRDLERVRESCRLEQEHPEVRPEARRS; encoded by the coding sequence ATGTTCCCTATTGTCGAGGCCGAGTTCCTGGCCCCCGACGTCAAGCGGTTCGTGATCGAGGCCCCGCGCGTCGCCAGGAAGCGCAAGGCCGGTCAGTTCGTGATCCTCCGCCTCCACGACCACGGCGAGCGGATCCCGCTGACGATCGCCGACTCCGACCCCGATCGGGGCACGGTCACCTTGATCGTCCAGGGGGTCGGCAAGACGACCAAGCTCCTGAACATGCTGGGGGCCGGGGATGCCGTCCTGGACCTCGTCGGGCCGCTGGGAACCCCTTCGCACGTCGAGGTTTTCGGCACGGTCGTCGTCATCGGCGGCGGTCTCGGGGCGGCCATCGCGTATCCGACCGCCAGGGCCATGAAGGAGGCCGGCAACCACGTCGTCTCGATCGTCGGCGCCCGCAACAAGGAGCTGGTGATCCTCGAAAGCGAAATCGGCGCGATCAGCGACGAGCTGCTCGTGACGACCGACGACGGCAGCTATGCCCGCAAGGGGTTCGTGACCGACGTCCTCCGCGAGCTGATCGAGTCGGGCCGGACGATCGACCTGGTGCTGGCGATCGGGCCTCCCCGGATGATGCAGGCGGTCGCCGAGACGACCCGTGCGAAGGGGATCAAGACGGTCGTCAGCCTCAACTCGTTGATGGTGGACGGCACCGGGATGTGCGGCGGCTGTCGGGTGCTCACCAACGCCGGGGCGAGGTTCGCCTGCGTCGACGGGCCCGAGTTCGACGCCCACGAGGTCGATTTCGAGACGCTCATCCGCCGCAACCGCACGTACGCCCAGAACGAATCCGAGTCGCTCAAGCGATTCCTCGAAGATCCCGGCCGCGACCTGGAGCGCGTCCGCGAGTCGTGCCGCCTGGAGCAGGAACATCCGGAAGTCCGTCCCGAGGCCCGCCGATCATGA
- a CDS encoding neutral/alkaline non-lysosomal ceramidase N-terminal domain-containing protein, translating into MSDRKKSGLVALLGLLLSLSTPPAPGNERAPTFRAGVASCDVTPPNPTPMWGYGARHDRLSEGVRDRLLARAIVLEAGGVKLAIVGMDLGRGPTPAMMARIREALAPRKFDTLLLCGSHTHHGPVIELTDEPGRGRGRFDDAVAYARDLPETLARAIREADDRLEPVTIRAAAKEVPLNRNRHTKRTPKPTDPRLTVIRLDRPDGSPLASLVNFAAHPVMRDSDDLQFSADYPGAMRAVVEEALGAPCVFIQGAGGDMSPNSPAGVEGADAFGRVLGLAALELAAEAKSAEAVRPTIGVAVESQRFDARLDLANPLNRLLYGRAFFPELVANFAEEFVGGAKPETTTALLGDSIGIVGLPGEPFHRHATRLRERADLPHALVFGYCNGHLLYFPTIEAAAEGGYGADPRMSPIALGAGETMLDRALVALFRLRGKFPGEQPALIR; encoded by the coding sequence ATGAGCGATCGGAAAAAATCGGGACTCGTCGCCCTGCTCGGCCTGCTCCTGAGCCTCTCCACGCCCCCCGCGCCGGGGAACGAACGCGCGCCGACGTTCCGGGCGGGCGTCGCCTCGTGCGACGTGACCCCGCCGAATCCGACGCCGATGTGGGGCTACGGAGCTCGCCATGATCGGCTCTCGGAAGGGGTCCGGGACCGGCTGCTGGCCCGCGCGATCGTCCTCGAAGCGGGGGGCGTCAAGCTGGCGATCGTCGGCATGGACCTGGGTCGGGGACCGACGCCGGCCATGATGGCGCGGATTCGCGAGGCCCTCGCCCCCAGGAAGTTCGACACCCTCCTGCTCTGCGGCAGCCACACCCACCACGGCCCGGTGATCGAATTGACCGACGAGCCCGGTCGCGGCCGGGGCCGATTCGACGACGCCGTCGCCTACGCCCGCGACCTCCCCGAAACGCTCGCCCGCGCGATCCGGGAGGCCGACGATAGGCTGGAACCGGTGACGATCCGGGCCGCGGCGAAGGAGGTCCCGCTCAACCGCAACCGGCACACGAAAAGGACGCCGAAGCCCACCGACCCCCGGCTCACCGTGATCCGGCTCGACCGCCCCGACGGCTCGCCGCTGGCCTCGCTTGTCAACTTCGCGGCGCATCCGGTCATGAGGGATTCGGACGACCTGCAATTCTCGGCCGACTACCCCGGCGCGATGCGGGCGGTGGTCGAGGAAGCCCTCGGGGCGCCCTGCGTCTTCATCCAGGGCGCCGGGGGCGACATGAGCCCGAACTCGCCGGCCGGCGTCGAGGGCGCCGACGCCTTCGGCCGGGTCCTCGGCCTCGCCGCCCTGGAACTGGCCGCCGAGGCGAAATCCGCCGAGGCCGTCCGGCCGACGATCGGCGTCGCGGTCGAGTCCCAACGCTTCGACGCCCGGCTCGACCTGGCCAACCCCCTCAACCGGCTCCTCTACGGTCGGGCCTTCTTCCCCGAACTGGTGGCGAACTTCGCGGAGGAGTTCGTCGGCGGCGCGAAGCCCGAGACCACCACGGCCCTGCTCGGCGACTCCATCGGGATCGTCGGCCTCCCCGGCGAGCCCTTCCACCGCCACGCGACCCGGCTCCGCGAACGGGCCGACCTCCCCCACGCCCTCGTCTTCGGCTACTGCAACGGCCACCTCCTCTACTTCCCGACCATCGAGGCCGCCGCCGAGGGGGGATACGGCGCGGACCCCCGGATGTCTCCTATCGCCCTGGGAGCGGGCGAGACCATGCTGGACCGCGCCCTCGTCGCCCTGTTCCGCCTTCGAGGGAAGTTCCCCGGCGAGCAGCCGGCCCTGATTCGGTGA